In Salinigranum marinum, one DNA window encodes the following:
- a CDS encoding DUF3368 domain-containing protein → MELARELDVGEAAAITHAIEQEADLVLLDEREGRKAARRHGLDVTGVIGVLLRGVEDGTVELRTELDRLRNAGFWISDELYTEALERGRSDG, encoded by the coding sequence GTGGAACTCGCTCGTGAACTGGACGTCGGTGAGGCTGCGGCAATCACACACGCGATCGAGCAAGAGGCGGATCTGGTGCTGCTCGACGAACGCGAGGGGCGGAAAGCGGCCCGTCGTCACGGACTCGACGTGACGGGTGTGATCGGTGTCCTCCTCCGCGGTGTCGAGGACGGCACTGTTGAGTTGCGGACCGAACTCGATCGACTTCGGAACGCTGGCTTTTGGATCTCCGACGAACTCTACACGGAGGCACTCGAACGGGGTCGATCGGACGGGTAG
- a CDS encoding DUF433 domain-containing protein, which produces MEVLQSCIGVVKHRQHSDGAPTIEGTGTRVKDVAVAYEHSGYDPDAITQLYPDLSLGDVHRALAYYYDHVDAFRSAPTESSSA; this is translated from the coding sequence GTGGAGGTGCTACAGTCGTGTATAGGCGTCGTCAAGCACCGACAGCACAGTGACGGTGCGCCGACGATCGAGGGCACGGGGACACGAGTAAAGGACGTTGCCGTGGCGTACGAACACAGCGGATACGATCCAGACGCGATCACGCAGTTGTATCCGGACCTTTCGCTGGGTGACGTTCACAGAGCACTGGCGTACTACTACGACCACGTCGACGCGTTTCGGTCGGCTCCCACCGAGTCGTCCTCCGCATGA
- a CDS encoding antitoxin VapB family protein, translating into MTKRSSGIYKYVYMQPMASKNITITEDAYDRLKALKREDESFSDLVTRLTEQTDPMAFAGSCPGLGARVDEARGELADDLDDTHDELFR; encoded by the coding sequence GTGACCAAACGCTCAAGTGGCATCTACAAGTACGTGTACATGCAACCGATGGCCTCGAAGAACATCACCATCACCGAAGACGCGTACGACCGTCTCAAAGCGCTCAAACGCGAAGACGAGAGTTTCAGCGACCTCGTCACCCGTCTCACCGAGCAGACCGACCCGATGGCGTTCGCCGGATCGTGTCCCGGTCTCGGTGCCCGAGTCGACGAAGCCCGGGGCGAACTCGCCGACGACCTCGACGACACGCACGATGAACTGTTTAGATAG
- a CDS encoding PIN domain-containing protein — MNCLDSAFLVDFLDPEQTHHEAATEWMRERSREGFATPVICAFEVLRGTARVGDDRFDRAVGFLRTLERIELGLAGAITAGNLDGRLHADGAPLSARDTLVAAPAREHGYTLVTRDHDFEDVPGLDVVFYDG; from the coding sequence ATGAACTGTTTAGATAGCGCTTTTCTCGTGGACTTCCTTGATCCCGAACAGACACACCACGAGGCGGCGACCGAGTGGATGCGCGAACGATCACGCGAGGGGTTCGCCACACCTGTCATCTGTGCGTTCGAGGTACTCCGTGGGACGGCACGGGTCGGCGACGATCGGTTCGACCGCGCCGTCGGGTTCCTCCGGACGCTGGAGAGGATAGAGCTCGGACTCGCGGGAGCTATCACCGCGGGCAACCTGGACGGCCGTCTCCACGCTGACGGGGCACCGCTTTCCGCTCGCGACACACTCGTTGCCGCACCAGCCCGCGAACACGGCTACACGCTCGTCACCCGTGATCACGACTTCGAGGATGTCCCCGGACTGGATGTCGTGTTCTACGACGGGTAG
- a CDS encoding S26 family signal peptidase — MSVRRTVTRALELLAVAVVLSLLVGQFLGQPVLLAFVETGSMAPTLEPGDGFVAIPTQLAGPMEEGDVVTFRAEEIQGGGLTTHRVVGETDRGYVTRGDANPFTDQDGDEPPVKDAQIVAVAWQPGGEVFVVPALGTAVEAVQGGLEWTQRTLASLFGTRSLLGTQGIAYLLFGVTVLYYLAGEFRSREGRDRGSRDRGRETGLDSRLIVLSFTLLLVGSMTAAMVGPAGQQQYGVVSAEFESERPTVIPMGESNTIPYAVGNNGFVPVYVYVEPASEGVTVEPHRLRVERGEVRNTSVTLSAPPQTGYYRRFVVEHRYLALLPPSTIDVLHAVHPWVPIVVIDLLIGVPFYLLGVGLLGSGRIRRRTRKKETNLGSSVRDTVRRWYS; from the coding sequence ATGTCGGTTCGCCGGACGGTCACACGCGCACTGGAACTCCTGGCCGTCGCAGTCGTCCTCTCGCTTCTCGTCGGCCAATTCCTCGGCCAACCCGTCCTCCTCGCGTTCGTCGAAACGGGCAGCATGGCCCCGACGCTCGAACCCGGCGACGGCTTCGTCGCAATCCCGACGCAACTCGCCGGCCCGATGGAAGAAGGGGACGTCGTCACGTTCCGCGCCGAGGAGATCCAGGGCGGCGGACTCACCACCCACCGGGTCGTCGGCGAGACCGACCGCGGATACGTCACCAGAGGTGACGCCAACCCGTTCACCGATCAGGACGGCGACGAACCCCCAGTCAAAGACGCACAGATCGTCGCCGTCGCCTGGCAACCCGGGGGCGAGGTGTTCGTCGTGCCCGCGCTCGGCACCGCCGTCGAGGCCGTCCAGGGCGGACTCGAATGGACGCAACGAACCCTCGCGTCGCTGTTCGGCACGCGCTCGCTCCTCGGGACGCAGGGTATCGCCTACCTCCTCTTCGGCGTGACCGTACTGTACTACCTCGCCGGGGAGTTCCGCTCGCGCGAGGGCCGAGACAGGGGGAGTCGGGACCGAGGCCGCGAGACGGGCCTCGACTCGCGGCTGATCGTTCTCAGCTTCACGCTCCTGCTCGTCGGGAGTATGACAGCCGCCATGGTCGGCCCGGCGGGTCAACAACAGTACGGCGTCGTCAGCGCCGAGTTCGAGTCCGAACGGCCCACCGTGATCCCGATGGGCGAGTCGAACACGATTCCCTACGCGGTCGGGAACAACGGCTTCGTCCCCGTCTACGTCTACGTCGAGCCCGCGAGCGAGGGCGTCACCGTCGAACCCCATCGGTTGCGCGTCGAGCGCGGCGAGGTGAGGAACACCTCCGTCACTCTCTCTGCACCGCCGCAGACGGGCTACTACCGACGGTTCGTCGTCGAACACCGCTATCTCGCGCTCCTCCCGCCTTCCACCATCGACGTGCTCCACGCGGTCCATCCCTGGGTACCCATCGTCGTCATCGACCTGCTGATCGGCGTCCCGTTTTACCTTCTCGGCGTCGGACTGTTGGGGAGCGGCCGGATCCGACGGAGGACTCGGAAGAAGGAGACGAATCTCGGCTCGTCGGTCCGCGATACCGTGCGTCGGTGGTACTCCTGA
- a CDS encoding DUF5305 domain-containing protein, with protein sequence MSLWDLRLRALLDRQFATVAAVLVVCALVGGFATYTAHVDPGTTTEERVVATWESSGTFDHAATVTRENPLFPVGRTLEDRQVYFSSIAPTVNGSYAFGYRASDGGTVETSVDVVLVTRSVGEQTGDQSGGATVLWERSRTLHESDAATVAPGDDVRAPFSFNASAVESERGRIEDRLGGGVGTVETFVRATVDIEGTVNGERVDRQAVHTLPVTIEGNTYRVGPAEASGQQFETTQSVTVPRTYGPLRSVGGPALLALSLAGLAGLAVGRSRYRLELTDAEREWLAYREDRSEFDEWITSFRLPFEAFDRPEAEAASLADLVDFAIDTDSGVIEAPDETEYYVVHDDVLYTYTAPRTPPRGLVSDPESQTALDAESEAATDAESERTDDSESEATGLEAAALDLGFGASGDENGTSDGTDEPPTRDAEETDPGTTED encoded by the coding sequence GTGTCACTCTGGGATCTCCGCCTCCGCGCGCTGCTCGACCGACAGTTCGCCACCGTCGCGGCCGTGCTCGTCGTCTGCGCGCTCGTCGGTGGGTTCGCGACGTACACGGCACACGTCGACCCGGGGACCACCACGGAAGAGCGGGTCGTCGCGACGTGGGAGAGTTCGGGCACGTTCGACCACGCGGCCACGGTGACGCGGGAGAACCCGCTGTTTCCGGTCGGCCGCACGCTGGAGGATCGGCAGGTCTACTTCTCGTCCATCGCGCCGACCGTCAACGGGAGTTACGCGTTCGGCTACCGGGCGAGCGATGGGGGGACAGTCGAGACGAGCGTAGACGTCGTGTTGGTCACGCGGAGCGTGGGGGAACAGACCGGCGACCAGAGTGGCGGGGCGACCGTCCTCTGGGAGCGGAGCCGGACGCTCCACGAGAGTGATGCGGCGACGGTCGCACCGGGAGACGACGTGCGAGCGCCCTTCTCGTTCAACGCCTCGGCCGTCGAGAGCGAGCGCGGGCGGATCGAGGACCGACTGGGCGGGGGAGTGGGCACGGTCGAGACGTTCGTCCGCGCGACCGTCGACATCGAGGGGACGGTCAACGGGGAACGCGTCGACAGGCAGGCGGTGCACACGCTCCCGGTGACGATCGAGGGGAACACCTACCGCGTCGGACCGGCCGAGGCGTCGGGACAGCAGTTCGAGACCACGCAGAGCGTCACGGTGCCGCGGACGTACGGGCCGCTCCGGAGCGTCGGCGGGCCGGCGCTCCTCGCACTCTCGCTCGCCGGGCTCGCGGGACTGGCCGTCGGCCGGTCGCGGTACCGGCTCGAACTCACCGACGCCGAACGCGAGTGGCTCGCCTACCGGGAGGACCGCTCGGAGTTCGATGAGTGGATCACGTCGTTCCGGCTGCCGTTCGAGGCGTTCGACCGCCCGGAGGCCGAGGCGGCGTCACTCGCCGACCTCGTCGACTTCGCCATCGACACCGACAGCGGCGTCATCGAAGCGCCCGACGAGACGGAGTACTACGTCGTCCACGACGACGTCCTCTACACGTACACCGCACCGCGGACGCCACCGCGCGGCCTCGTGAGCGATCCGGAGTCCCAGACCGCGCTCGATGCGGAGTCGGAAGCCGCGACCGATGCGGAGTCGGAGCGGACGGACGACAGCGAGTCGGAGGCGACCGGTCTCGAAGCGGCGGCGCTCGATCTGGGCTTCGGCGCGTCCGGCGACGAGAACGGGACGTCCGACGGGACCGACGAGCCCCCGACGCGGGACGCGGAGGAGACGGACCCGGGGACGACCGAGGACTGA
- the hisB gene encoding imidazoleglycerol-phosphate dehydratase HisB, with protein sequence MTRTAAVSRETAETTIDLTLDVDGDGDSVVDTGVGFFDHMLTAFAKHGLFDLTVDCDGDLHVDDHHTVEDVAIVLGEAFAEALDDKRGIRRFADRKVPLDEAVASVVVDVSGRPHFEFEGTFSQASVGEFTSDMARHFALSLAMNAGLTLHASVDGENAHHEVEALFKALARAMDDATRLDDRRSDTPSTKGDL encoded by the coding sequence ATGACACGGACCGCCGCCGTCTCCCGCGAGACGGCCGAGACGACGATCGATCTCACGCTCGACGTCGACGGCGACGGGGACAGTGTCGTCGACACCGGCGTCGGCTTCTTCGACCACATGCTCACCGCGTTTGCCAAGCACGGCCTCTTCGATCTCACGGTCGACTGCGACGGCGACCTCCACGTCGACGACCACCACACCGTCGAGGACGTCGCCATCGTCCTCGGTGAGGCGTTCGCCGAGGCGCTCGACGACAAACGCGGCATCCGGCGCTTTGCCGACCGCAAAGTGCCCCTCGACGAGGCCGTCGCCTCGGTGGTCGTCGACGTCTCCGGCCGGCCGCACTTCGAGTTCGAGGGGACGTTCTCACAGGCCTCGGTCGGCGAGTTCACCAGCGACATGGCGCGGCACTTCGCCCTCTCGCTGGCGATGAACGCCGGACTCACCCTCCACGCCTCGGTCGACGGGGAGAACGCTCACCACGAGGTCGAGGCGCTGTTCAAGGCGCTCGCGCGCGCGATGGACGACGCCACCCGACTCGACGACCGCCGGAGCGACACCCCCAGCACGAAGGGCGACCTCTGA
- the hisA gene encoding 1-(5-phosphoribosyl)-5-[(5-phosphoribosylamino)methylideneamino]imidazole-4-carboxamide isomerase: MFPDFEVVPAVDMQDGEVVQLVQGERGTETRYGDPVEAARRWVDAGARTLHLVDLDGAFEGERKNAAAVDAVVDAVDVPVQLGGGIRTTADARGLLDSGVDRVILGTAAVNEPEIVADISETHPGSVVVSLDAKAGEVVVEGWTQGTELDPADAASRYEALGAAGILFTDVDVEGQLAGVNTAAVERVVDAVDLPVIASGGVTTLDDVRALSDAGAAATVVGTALYEGRFTLREAMAVAE; encoded by the coding sequence ATGTTTCCCGACTTCGAGGTCGTCCCCGCGGTCGACATGCAGGACGGCGAGGTCGTCCAACTCGTCCAGGGCGAACGCGGCACCGAAACCCGGTACGGTGATCCGGTCGAGGCGGCACGCCGGTGGGTCGACGCCGGTGCCCGGACGCTCCACCTGGTCGATCTCGACGGCGCGTTCGAGGGCGAACGGAAGAACGCCGCGGCGGTCGACGCGGTCGTTGACGCCGTCGACGTCCCGGTCCAACTCGGTGGCGGCATCCGGACCACGGCGGACGCACGCGGCCTCCTCGACAGCGGCGTCGACCGCGTCATCCTCGGTACCGCCGCGGTGAACGAGCCCGAGATCGTCGCGGATATCTCCGAGACCCACCCCGGAAGCGTCGTCGTCTCGCTCGACGCCAAGGCGGGCGAGGTGGTCGTCGAAGGGTGGACGCAGGGGACGGAACTGGACCCTGCCGACGCCGCCAGCCGGTACGAAGCGCTCGGCGCGGCGGGCATCCTCTTCACCGACGTCGACGTCGAGGGGCAACTGGCGGGTGTCAACACTGCCGCCGTCGAACGGGTCGTCGACGCGGTCGACCTGCCGGTGATCGCCAGCGGCGGGGTGACGACGCTCGACGACGTCCGTGCCCTGTCGGATGCGGGCGCGGCGGCGACCGTCGTCGGGACGGCGCTGTACGAGGGCCGCTTCACGCTCCGCGAGGCGATGGCCGTCGCCGAGTGA
- the glmM gene encoding phosphoglucosamine mutase, with the protein MKIFGSSGTRGVVAEELTPSFVLRVAQAAGTVWGAERAVVSRDTRTTGEMFENAAASGLASAGIDIDRLGVTPTPAVVRYCEVEAVPAVHITASHNPPEYNGVKLVGDDGVELTVDVLEAVESHVLSKEFDLQPWDGVGSVRTVESANRAYVDELLASVDREAISAADLTVALDPGHGAGTLTSPEFFRRLGCDVVTVNATPDGHFPGRQPEPVGSHLTSLSRLVRATAADVGIAHDGDADRAVFVDETGAFIDGESSLAALAAAELSAGDTFVSAVNVSQRVVDAVTDAGAALELTPIGSTNIITHIRKLEADGETVPVAGEGNGGIFFPEYRLVRDGAYTGAKFLELVADRPASEVAAPFTDYHTTRVNLRYEAERELAAMLDAAERYANAADVEPNTIDGYRLDYGDAWVLVRPSGTEPVVRIYAEARDAERAESLASEVEAALTDGRNDA; encoded by the coding sequence ATGAAGATCTTCGGGTCCAGCGGGACGCGAGGGGTGGTCGCGGAGGAGTTGACCCCCTCGTTCGTCCTGCGGGTTGCACAGGCCGCTGGGACCGTCTGGGGTGCCGAGCGTGCGGTCGTCTCGCGGGACACGCGAACCACCGGTGAGATGTTCGAGAACGCCGCCGCCTCCGGGCTGGCGAGCGCCGGGATCGACATCGACCGCCTCGGCGTCACGCCCACGCCGGCGGTCGTCCGTTACTGCGAGGTCGAGGCGGTACCGGCGGTCCACATCACCGCCTCGCACAACCCCCCGGAGTACAACGGCGTCAAGCTGGTCGGCGACGATGGAGTGGAACTCACCGTCGACGTGCTCGAAGCGGTCGAATCGCACGTCCTCTCGAAGGAGTTCGACCTGCAGCCGTGGGACGGGGTCGGCTCGGTCCGGACCGTCGAGTCGGCGAACCGGGCGTACGTCGACGAACTCCTCGCGTCGGTCGACCGCGAGGCCATCTCGGCGGCCGACCTGACGGTCGCGCTCGATCCGGGCCACGGCGCGGGGACGCTCACCAGTCCGGAGTTCTTCCGCCGGCTGGGGTGCGACGTCGTCACGGTGAACGCGACACCGGACGGCCACTTCCCCGGCCGCCAGCCCGAGCCCGTCGGGAGTCACCTCACCAGCCTCTCGCGGCTCGTGCGCGCCACGGCCGCCGACGTCGGCATCGCCCACGACGGCGACGCCGACCGCGCCGTGTTCGTCGACGAGACCGGCGCGTTCATCGACGGCGAGTCGTCGCTCGCGGCGCTCGCCGCGGCGGAGCTCTCGGCGGGGGACACGTTCGTCTCCGCGGTCAACGTCTCACAGCGGGTCGTCGACGCCGTCACGGACGCGGGCGCGGCGCTCGAACTCACGCCGATCGGCTCGACGAACATCATCACGCACATCCGCAAGCTCGAAGCCGACGGCGAGACGGTCCCGGTGGCCGGCGAGGGCAACGGAGGGATCTTCTTCCCCGAGTACCGGCTCGTCCGCGACGGCGCGTACACGGGCGCGAAGTTCCTCGAACTCGTCGCCGACCGACCCGCGAGCGAGGTGGCCGCCCCCTTCACGGACTACCACACGACGCGGGTGAACCTCCGTTACGAGGCCGAGCGCGAACTCGCGGCGATGCTCGACGCCGCCGAGCGCTACGCGAACGCGGCCGACGTCGAGCCGAACACCATCGACGGCTACCGGCTGGACTACGGCGACGCGTGGGTACTCGTCCGACCCTCGGGCACGGAGCCGGTCGTCCGGATCTACGCCGAGGCGCGTGACGCCGAGCGCGCCGAATCGCTGGCTAGCGAGGTCGAGGCGGCGCTCACGGACGGTCGGAACGACGCCTGA
- a CDS encoding DUF7118 family protein, giving the protein MADATSGSSVSVDDLEAARERLRQAEAAVDDYGEDEAKRVTEAYDAATDLLSEYVESATGTGDFAAYVEFEERFVSLVEGLPDDLPTREAFEEANELLDRRRLSEKHFEQARNVLAPAREAAETLDERAAAREHLRETRRTVRRRLSTLDDEIQARERLVDLGSADLDAPTEELREPIEAYNDAVTDAFDRYRREASARDLLGLVSATDAYPLVDYEAPPASIRAYLDEAAVGTEPLPTVLDYAGYSRSKLTHYVDDSDRFRQTVGTNETYLSRLDATPLTVGWPPSVAGRLRRRAEELVAVVARFADESVVARARTVRDLTFRADYDHLRRAAVARDELTDAERDRLASGAVEAELSDRRAERERLRAALDADAPE; this is encoded by the coding sequence ATGGCCGACGCTACGTCCGGGTCGTCGGTCTCGGTCGACGACCTCGAGGCCGCCCGGGAACGGCTCCGACAGGCGGAGGCGGCGGTCGACGACTACGGCGAGGACGAGGCCAAACGGGTCACCGAGGCGTACGACGCCGCGACGGACCTGCTCTCGGAGTACGTGGAGTCGGCGACCGGCACCGGCGACTTCGCGGCGTACGTCGAGTTCGAAGAGCGCTTCGTGAGCCTGGTCGAGGGGCTCCCCGACGACCTCCCGACCCGCGAGGCGTTCGAGGAGGCGAACGAACTGCTCGATCGCCGCCGGCTCTCGGAGAAACACTTCGAACAGGCTCGAAACGTGCTCGCGCCCGCACGTGAGGCCGCAGAGACGCTCGACGAACGCGCGGCGGCCCGCGAGCACCTCCGCGAGACGCGCCGGACGGTCCGGCGTCGGCTCTCGACGCTCGACGACGAGATCCAGGCCCGAGAACGGCTCGTCGACCTCGGGTCGGCCGATCTCGACGCGCCGACCGAGGAGCTCCGCGAGCCGATCGAGGCGTACAACGACGCCGTCACGGACGCGTTCGACCGCTACCGCCGCGAGGCGAGCGCCCGCGACCTCCTCGGCCTCGTGTCGGCGACGGACGCGTACCCCCTCGTCGACTACGAAGCCCCGCCGGCGTCGATCCGTGCGTATCTCGACGAAGCCGCGGTCGGTACCGAACCGCTCCCGACCGTGCTCGACTACGCGGGATACTCCCGCTCGAAGCTCACACATTACGTCGACGACTCCGACCGCTTCCGACAGACGGTGGGGACGAACGAGACGTACCTCTCCCGGCTCGACGCGACGCCGCTGACGGTCGGGTGGCCGCCGTCGGTCGCCGGCCGTCTCCGTCGTCGCGCCGAGGAACTCGTCGCGGTCGTCGCCCGGTTCGCCGACGAGTCGGTCGTCGCGCGCGCACGGACGGTCCGTGACCTTACGTTCCGCGCGGACTACGACCACCTCCGTCGGGCGGCAGTCGCCCGCGACGAACTCACCGACGCCGAACGCGACCGCCTCGCCTCGGGGGCCGTCGAGGCCGAACTGTCCGACCGGCGCGCTGAGCGCGAGCGCCTCCGCGCGGCGCTCGACGCCGACGCGCCGGAGTGA
- the hisI gene encoding phosphoribosyl-AMP cyclohydrolase has translation MSDTDAAGETATAGVDLDFGDDGLVPAVAQDAETGEVLMLAYATREALDRTTETGHAHYYSRSRDELWEKGATSGHTQAVDEIRVDCDGDAVLYLVDQAGGACHTGYRSCFYRRLDGAVVGDRVFDPDDVY, from the coding sequence ATGAGTGACACAGACGCCGCAGGGGAGACGGCCACGGCCGGGGTCGACCTCGACTTCGGTGACGACGGCCTCGTTCCCGCGGTGGCGCAGGACGCGGAGACGGGCGAGGTGTTGATGCTCGCGTACGCGACGCGCGAGGCGCTCGACCGGACCACGGAGACGGGTCACGCACACTACTACTCGCGCAGCCGCGACGAACTGTGGGAGAAGGGGGCGACGAGCGGCCACACGCAGGCCGTCGACGAGATCCGCGTCGACTGCGACGGCGACGCCGTCCTCTACCTGGTCGACCAGGCCGGCGGGGCCTGCCACACGGGCTACCGCTCGTGTTTCTACCGCCGACTCGACGGTGCGGTCGTCGGCGACCGCGTCTTCGACCCCGACGACGTCTACTGA
- a CDS encoding A24 family peptidase — MFASVPDILRLVAIPVLGWAALSDVRTRRVPNRLWPPLAALGIVLLAWDLLGAVPPAGFEDRLFLVQTAISLVFVVPFSYLFWRLGGFGGADAKALIVLAIVLPTYPVYFLRTTALPLVEAPLGVFSFTVLTNTVVVAVAYPVVLGVRNLLAGDVASIMLFGRRVDVADLPSAHGRLFETLDGYSRGGLDVDALRMYLRWRGSSLAALRAEPEAHRDPDTVGETFDPTDGRVEAVTDGGLARGADATDRHEPVAVGVDGRDSFDDPWAAEQFLASIDGTAYGTTPETLREGLELVSARERVWISPGIPFLVPMFAGLLLAFVYGDVLFGVLAALGIA; from the coding sequence ATGTTCGCTTCGGTACCCGACATTCTGCGGCTCGTCGCCATCCCCGTGTTGGGCTGGGCGGCCCTCTCGGACGTGCGGACGCGGCGGGTCCCAAACCGACTGTGGCCACCGCTCGCGGCGCTCGGGATCGTCCTCCTCGCGTGGGACCTCCTCGGAGCGGTCCCGCCCGCCGGTTTCGAAGACCGGCTCTTTCTCGTCCAGACAGCGATCAGTCTCGTCTTCGTCGTCCCCTTCTCGTATCTGTTCTGGCGGCTGGGCGGCTTCGGCGGTGCCGACGCGAAGGCGCTCATCGTGCTCGCGATCGTTTTGCCCACCTACCCGGTGTACTTCCTCCGGACGACCGCCCTCCCGCTCGTCGAGGCACCCCTCGGCGTCTTCTCGTTTACCGTCCTCACGAACACCGTCGTCGTCGCCGTCGCCTATCCGGTCGTTCTCGGCGTCCGGAACCTCCTCGCCGGCGACGTCGCCTCCATCATGCTCTTCGGTCGCCGGGTCGACGTGGCCGACCTCCCGAGCGCACACGGTCGACTGTTCGAGACGCTCGACGGCTACAGCCGGGGCGGCCTCGACGTCGATGCACTCCGGATGTACCTCCGGTGGCGTGGGAGCTCCCTCGCGGCGCTCCGGGCGGAGCCCGAGGCACACCGCGACCCCGACACCGTCGGCGAGACGTTCGACCCGACGGACGGCCGGGTCGAGGCCGTAACCGATGGCGGGCTCGCACGCGGGGCCGACGCGACCGACCGGCACGAACCGGTAGCCGTCGGCGTCGACGGTCGGGACTCGTTCGACGATCCGTGGGCGGCCGAACAGTTCCTCGCGAGCATCGACGGCACCGCCTACGGCACCACGCCCGAGACGCTACGGGAGGGACTCGAACTCGTCTCGGCGCGCGAACGCGTGTGGATCTCCCCCGGAATCCCGTTCCTCGTCCCGATGTTCGCCGGACTCCTCCTCGCGTTCGTCTACGGCGACGTCCTGTTCGGCGTGCTCGCGGCGCTCGGCATCGCCTGA
- the fer gene encoding ferredoxin Fer — protein sequence MPTVEYLNYEVLDDQGWDMDDDDLFNKAADAGLADEDYGSLEVNQGEYILEAAEAQGYDWPFSCRAGACANCAAILKTGGIDMDMQQILSDEEVDDENVRLTCIGTPTEDEVQIVYNAKHLDYLQNRVI from the coding sequence ATGCCTACGGTAGAATACCTCAATTACGAAGTACTCGACGACCAGGGCTGGGACATGGACGACGACGACCTCTTCAACAAGGCCGCCGACGCAGGGCTCGCGGACGAGGATTACGGCTCGCTGGAGGTCAACCAGGGCGAGTACATCCTCGAGGCCGCCGAGGCCCAGGGCTACGACTGGCCCTTCTCGTGTCGCGCCGGTGCCTGTGCGAACTGCGCCGCCATCCTCAAAACCGGCGGGATCGACATGGACATGCAGCAGATCCTCTCCGACGAGGAAGTCGACGACGAGAACGTCCGGCTGACCTGCATCGGGACGCCCACCGAGGACGAGGTCCAGATCGTCTACAACGCCAAGCACCTCGACTACCTCCAGAACCGCGTCATCTGA
- a CDS encoding inorganic phosphate transporter translates to MVELLLVVGLGVAVFVGFNIGGSSTGVAFGPAVGSAVVSKLGAAGLMTGFALLGGWTVGREVVETMGARIVPRDEFTLAASVGVLFFVGVALLISNVFGVPASTSMTAVGAIAGLGVATGTLDERVMLEIVSWWIVAPVLAFWACAVIGRYVYPYLDARVSLDRSDGPLLELDRSGVPTPRLGPGTTLRELGTVVLVVGIACYMAFSAGASNVANAVAPLVGSGALSLDAGILLASGAIGVGAFTIARRTLDTVGNDLTELPLLAALVVETVSATFISFLSAIGIPASLAVSATMCIVGLGWGRATRTVTLGEAVRGESPRLSVNALAAEPTDEVTPIGQADESLTAHELFNPGTTGRIIFFWLLTPTVSAVTSYLLFSAVTI, encoded by the coding sequence GTGGTCGAACTCCTCCTCGTCGTCGGGCTCGGGGTCGCCGTCTTCGTCGGGTTCAACATCGGTGGCTCCTCGACCGGCGTCGCGTTCGGTCCGGCCGTCGGGAGCGCCGTCGTCTCGAAACTCGGTGCCGCCGGGCTGATGACCGGGTTCGCGCTCCTGGGTGGGTGGACCGTCGGACGCGAGGTCGTCGAGACGATGGGTGCCCGGATCGTCCCGCGCGACGAGTTCACACTCGCCGCGAGCGTCGGCGTGCTGTTTTTCGTCGGCGTCGCGTTGCTCATCTCGAACGTCTTCGGCGTGCCGGCGTCGACGTCGATGACTGCCGTGGGGGCGATCGCCGGCCTCGGTGTCGCGACGGGCACGCTCGACGAACGCGTCATGCTCGAGATCGTCTCGTGGTGGATCGTCGCGCCGGTGCTTGCCTTCTGGGCCTGTGCGGTCATCGGCCGTTACGTCTACCCGTATCTCGACGCCCGGGTCTCGCTCGACCGGTCCGACGGCCCGCTGCTCGAACTCGACCGCTCCGGCGTTCCCACGCCCAGGCTCGGCCCGGGAACGACACTCCGCGAACTCGGGACGGTCGTTCTCGTCGTCGGGATCGCCTGCTACATGGCGTTCTCGGCGGGGGCGTCGAACGTCGCTAACGCCGTCGCACCGCTCGTCGGGTCGGGGGCGCTGAGCCTCGACGCCGGCATCCTGCTCGCGAGTGGGGCGATCGGCGTCGGCGCGTTCACGATCGCCCGCCGGACGCTCGACACCGTCGGCAACGACCTCACGGAACTCCCCTTGCTCGCGGCGCTCGTCGTCGAGACCGTGAGCGCCACGTTCATCTCCTTCCTGTCGGCGATCGGGATCCCGGCGAGCCTCGCGGTGTCGGCGACGATGTGTATCGTCGGGCTCGGATGGGGTCGCGCCACGCGGACGGTCACGCTGGGCGAGGCGGTCCGTGGGGAGTCGCCCCGGCTGTCGGTCAACGCCCTCGCCGCCGAACCGACCGACGAGGTCACTCCCATCGGTCAGGCGGACGAGTCGCTCACCGCCCACGAACTGTTCAACCCGGGGACGACCGGACGCATCATCTTCTTCTGGCTGCTCACACCCACGGTCTCGGCTGTGACTTCCTACCTGCTTTTCTCCGCCGTCACGATCTGA